A segment of the Lolium perenne isolate Kyuss_39 chromosome 3, Kyuss_2.0, whole genome shotgun sequence genome:
GGAACCGCCGCCGCCCCCATGTCCGCGTTCTGGCTCGTGCCGCAGTTCGCGCTCATGGGGCTCGCCGAGGCGTTCGGCGTCATCGGGGAGCTCGAGTTCTTCTACACCGAGCTGCCCAAGAGCATGGCCAGCTTCAGCATGGCGCTGCTCTACATGGCACTGGGGGTGGGCAACCTCGTCAACAGCTTCATCGTCAAGGTCGTCGACGGGGCCAGCAGGCGTGGGGGCAGGACGAGCTGGCTCTCCAGCGATCTGAATGCCGGCCACTACGACTACTACTACTGGCTGCTCGCCTGTTTGGGCGCCGTCAACTTTGTCTACTTCCTCTGGTGCGCCTGGGCGTACGGCGAGGAGGAGAAGAACGTGCAGTGGGAAGAGGAGGGCGAGGCAGAACGACCGGTGGCTTAGTTTTGTAGGTTCAGCTCAGCCGCCTCCCTCCGTGTTACATAGGCCATTTTTACCGCGAGTCTGCACTCGGAGTGACTTGTGGGACGAAATTCACTTGTTGAAGGTTTCAAAGTTCCCAAGAACACATAAAGGCATCCCTCCCAGCCACTCATTTTGCCGTGCGTTAGTGAACACCATTGTCTATTGGTTTGCATCTTTTTCAGAGATATTACCTCCATTCCAAACATTCAAAAATATATGACATTCTAGAAATACATGTATTCAAACTTATTTAACTATCGATATGTGAAAAGATTTCATGATTGGTAAAATGTAATTTGTCCTGACAAAAAATTATAATTATGTAATTTTACATAATTTTTACCACTAACATATTGTAAAAAAAACAGCCCTATATACACATTATCTAACCCGAAACCTTTTCTTCCATCCTTAGCTTATTTCGTGAGGTCGCCGGGCTTGACATAAACTTCCAAAAGAGCATGGCGGTGCCTATTAATTAGATGCCAAGACATTGACCTTGATGATGTGCTTGGGGGGGGGTTGCCATCCCTCCTTTACCATTAAGTATTTGGACTTCCCACTCTCGGTTTGAAAGCTTAAAAGGGTGGACTTCCAACCCCTTGAagacaagatggttggaaagCTCTTACTGGGGATGGAAGAAAACATCAATGTGGCCGGCCGTGGGGAACTTGTCAAGTCGGTCTCGCTTCCATGAACACAATAGGCCATGCTTTCCTTATGGCCAGCACTAAAGAGGTCACCGGTGGCAAGTGCAAACAAAATTGGAAGGCGGTGTGTATACCAAAGAAACTTGGTGGCTTGGAAATCTTGCATCTTGAGAAATTTGTTAGAGCTCTTCGGTTGCGGTGGGCAGTAGCCTTGGTTCAAATGGCGCAGCCCAAAGAAGCTTTGGGTTGGGATGGGCACCCCGTATGATTTGTTGACATGGACTTCTTCTTTGGTGCCGTCAGCATCACCATTGGTAATGAAAGAATCTTGGGATCCCCCTAGCTCAATGGGGAATAGCCCAATAACATCGCCCCGCTCATCTACCAGGTCTCCACAATAAGTAAATGAAAGTCCATCAAACCTTGCTCAACAACGCATGGATCTCAAAGATTAAAAAAAATAGATGCTACTTTGACCATGCACATTCATAAATATCGGCTTTGAATTAAACTCAATGGCATCGTAGACTGGCGCTTACCGGAGCCACCACGATGTTGGCGTTCTAGTTCATGCCACAGTTCGCGCTCATTGGGCTCGCCGGGGCGTCCAGCGTCATTGAGAAGAAGTGGAGGGAGGACGAGCAGGCTCTCTAGCGATCTGAATGCCGGACACTACGACTTACTACTACAGTACTACTGTCTAGGCGCCGTGAACTTTGGGTAGTTCCTCTGGTGCGCCTAGGTGTACGTGCGGTGGGAAAATGAGAGAGCCGGAACGACCGGCTCAGGTGCCTCCGTCCGTGTCACACGTCATTTTTACCGTGAGTCTGGACTCAGAGTGACTCTTGTGGCTTGTGGGACGAAAATCACAGGTTGAATGGATGGTTCTCTGAGCACATAGACATACGTGCCGCTCATTTTGTCATGCATTAGTGAACACAATTGTATTTTGCTTGTAGCTTTTTCAGAAATATCACCTCCATTTGAAACATTCAGAAACAGATGACATCCCAGAAAAAAGAACATGTATTCAGACTTCTTTAACTATCAATTTATAAAAAGATTACCATGATTGGTAAAAAGAATCTTGTCATGAAAAATATTTCACAATTATGTAATTTACATCTTTTGAAACAACACGTGGTTAAATAAACAACGGTCATGTATCCTTATCCAAAGCATCATGTGAACTGGAATGGACACCGGTTTCGGCTATCCAATAGAACAAAATCGTAGGAAACATGTATAATGATAAGTTTCAGCAGATTATCATGGTTACTATAACCCCATAGTACATAGAATTTCTATTTAAGAAAAGGTATACAGCCCTTTTCTCCCTACCTGTTATTTTACATTCTCACTTGTAAGGTTATATGTAGTGCATAATTTACTTACACATTAAATATAGCCACTCTAAATTATTGTTGCCGAACAAAACAAAATTATTAGCTGACCACTGGAATTGTCTGCCTCCTAGAACTAGGTGAAATGGAAAAATAGGTACAGTAGTTTAATCGTGTCTACACCTGTAATAATTTCTTCAGCTCCTTCTTGTTAACCTGAAATAAACAACCATGAAATAAGAAGAAAACTCAACACAGATGTTCTTTCAAAAAGGGCAAATAATAGGAGAAATAAACAATAATAGTATCTTTCTTCGCACCTTGCCCATGGCATTCCGAGGAAGAGAATCCCATAAGTACAATCTTGTTGGAATCTACCACGCATAGAAAAAGAATTAACTCCATATGTGGTTTGTCTTAACACTTACTAGGAAACAATCTATTAGTGTTATCACTACTGAATGTTTGTTAGCATAATTATTGTTACTAGTACATGTGATTGTAAATATTCAGATGGGGAAACACCCCTGCATAAAAATTGAGAACTTCATAGAGTCCGGCAACAGGGAACACTTCAACAAAAATCAACTAGGCAGCAGAAAAAGGGAGTAATGTGAAATAACAAACCTTGTATGGAGCAAGCTTATCTTTTGACCAGCTTGTCAAAGCTTGTAAGGTTAGTGCTGGCTCTGAAGCCTGTTCGGCTCTTTCCTTCACATCTTCCTTAGCCACAATTATTGCGCATATAACCTCCCCATACGCTTCATCAGGCAAGCCCAGGACAGCACACTCCAGTATAGTGTCATGCTGAACAAAAAAGCAAAACATATAAAGCAAGACAATTAATATAGCACTTTCTTTAACTGCAGCAAAAATTCTTTGGCGACGCTTTTTAGCATAACATCATCTTCATGTTACTCTCAATGTGAGCACAAAGAGATACAAGTTAGAGGGCAGTTCATATCAGATATCCTTTCAAGCTGCCCAATATTTTCTACTAATGTTATATACACTTGAAGAGGTAGTTTCCAGGGAACACAAATTTACCTCTAACAGTACTGCCTCAATTTCTAATGCTGACAACTTGTAACCACCAACTTTCATGATGTCAGCGTTTGTGCCTACACGAATTAGTACAAATGAGAATGTACCATCGACATAATATCACGGTCAAGATGAAAACAGAAAGCATAAAGACATGATACTGCAGGACCATGATGTACTTACGCCCTAAAATTTTGAAGTATCCATCCTCATCTACAGTTACTGTATCACCAGTCTTGAAGAAACCACCATCAATAAATGATTCTTCTGTAACCTGCAATAGAAATTTGCCATATTAAATAATGAAATAATGGTATTAACTTCTCAACATGCATCCTTCATCTGGTCCCTTATACTTAACAAACTATAGTTAATTTACAGTGTAACTTAGAAGTACAGACCATGCCAACACACCTCATAATAAGTGATAATAATAGAAAAATCGTATTTAAACAAAATGATGTGCATTTTACCAAATCCAATAAAATATACCTGCCTATAGTAATGTAAAGATcaatgttcaagaaatcgttAATCTTAACTTATCGGCCAGTCTCAAAATGAAGATTAATCGCTTATCTTCCgattaatcgattttatcggtTGCCCATTTATCAGCTTAATTTTTTGTATATTCTAATTTGCAGCACTCAATTTTGTataatatgctatgtaaaaataatattggagcaTTAAGCAGAAGTATTACCTTGATTATTTGCATTTGAATCAATCAAAATGAAAATTTTGAGCTAATGCACAGTTGTACAAGACCATAGGAAGAAAATAACGACTGCCATACAAAATTTCAGTGAAATTTCACGGACAATCAGCCGAAATATCTGTCACTAGAGTGAAAATCGTGTGAAATATCGGCCCTCAGACGGAAAATCGGCCGAAATATCGGTGCAGCGATAAATTAGCAGATATGATGAAATCTTATCGGTTACCACCCGATTCACAATAAATCGGCTGATAAATCGGTATCTCggccgattttttgaacagtggtAAAGATGCAACCACTGGGAGTTATCTACGAATAACTAGTCGTCTAGTCTATACATCGAAAATATCAAAGAATCCAGTTTGTTTTCCACGTGTAACGAAGTTGAGTAAATACTTAACATTAGTTAGGAGTTAATGACTAACGAATTTCTGAAGAGTTCTTTCGACTGAGATCGCACCTCTGGTCTTTTCCAGTATTCTCTGAAAAGGGATGGACTTCTAATACAGAGCTCACCAACTCCAGCTTTAGTTTCAGTACCATCATCCATGATGATCTTGGCCTGACAAAAAAAAATGCCATAAGTGGCATGAAGCAATACAGAATAAACCTAAAATCTTTTTTAACTATATCCCTAACTACAAGGAAGCCATAACATACCTCAACACGTGGAAGAGGTTTACCGACTGTACCTTCTTTCCGTGGACCATGCAATGGATTAGACAGTGCCATGACAAACTGTAACCAAATAAGACTGTTGGTGTCAGGAACCATGACATATATCTTATTAGTGGAAATGTAACTGTGTATTGACTACATAAGGAAGAGCTCTTCATGCTTTAACCTCAGTCATGCCATAGCGTTCCAAAAGACGGTGGCCTGTCACTTCCTCCCACCGTTTCATAAGTGGCGAAGGAAGAGCTGATGATCCACACATCTACAGTGATTCGATGGATGTTAGTAGCTCACATATAGAAAATTCAGAATAATGATGCAGATTATGATAGTGTTGAACAAAGCCTGCAGGGAAAATTTATTAAAGCCGCTTTGGATCCTAGTAGAAATGAAAAGCAGAGAAAAAGGAAACATGGACAAGAATCCAAGTGCAAAACAGAGGATTGCACAAGACAGGAGAAGTCTTTGCATGAAAAACAGAATTTTTCCTAAGGAATAGTGCCTCAATCCTACACGGATTAGAAGGAAAAATTAGTCACAGTGGATGTTCAAATTCCTATGGGATTAGAGGTATGAAATGTAATCCATAGGAATTTGATGGCATCATTTTCATGATCCAAAGAGCCTTTATAAGAAGAGTTCTCAAGGATATGAAACCTATAAGAATCCCATGAAATCCTATAGTCGAGCTCAAGCTAGAAAAGTAATACAAAGTTACAAACCAACAAGTCAATTTGGCTTCAATTCCCAGCAAGATCAAATAAAGCAGGCAAATCAGAAACATGTGCATATATGAGCTCACAAAGGTACGCATGCAAGAAGCGTCATTTGTTTTTCAACCCCTTGGCATATATCCAAGTAGTAACATGGTACTATGAAAAATTGAGCTAGCTATGAGTTAGGATTTCAGAAAGAAAGAGCAGGAGACGCGGTAAGACTTGCGTAGGTCAATAATTTACATTGGAAGGAGCATTTAACATTCAATTTTCCATGCTAAAATAAAGATAGAAGAATAAATGCAGGTAGTTACAAGATATGCATAGAACATACCATTAGCCTCAACTGCTTTGCAGCGTACGAACAAGCAGACTGTTCATCAGGATTCATAGTATCGTACCCTTGCAGCAGACGTGTGTACACTGTTGGAACCTGACAGTCCAGAAGTATCGAATCAACTAACACCTCGACTAATTTGCCAAGAAACATAGCTTGAAAGTTGAAACATATATTTTCTAAAACACCATATGTCATAGAATCGTACTCCAGTAAATACAGTAATAGCATCATTGCTTTTACTGACACCACAGGGATATGACTCGCGCCATCTCTGCCATACTCCTCTCACGCTAAATTTTGGCATAAACTCAACCTGCAATCCCAGAGAAAATGTATTACCAAGTAACCATGAAAACAGATCCACAGATGTGCTACCAAAAAAATATACACAGATGTGTCTCCTTAATCAAATGATGAATTAACTGACCAGAAAATCAATTTAAGAGTGGAGGACGTTCACTTAAACTAAACCATAATGCTATTGATCAAATGAGCCATTATTTAATTCCTAGATACAGCATTTTGTACAATACTACCAAGTTAATGAGGTTACTTACCACTGATCCTGAATAGAGGGGTGCAAATAGAGCATTGAAAAGGCCATG
Coding sequences within it:
- the LOC127343983 gene encoding probable CoA ligase CCL8 is translated as MRARPWGRRAVARLMTPFNCHTAHASSPHLLPRLLLLRSSSYSRFLRPSRHRRQFASDSTPASASAPAGSTGQSSHTFMEVVREVFKHSSAHGARAAIRADQNSYGFVQLISSALDVHNILCRKKDGDSSSSIKGIDGTGFLRGARIGIVAKPSAEFVAGIFGTWLSGGVAVPLALSYPEVELLHVMNDSDISMVLSTKEHHEIMESISTKCSTRYSLLPSVESIPPKIESQEPLSSELTSSVSSLLAEIDSLKKIKGDDPALILYTSGTTGKPKGVVHTHKGILSQVQILTEAWGYQSEDQFLHCLPLHHVHGLFNALFAPLYSGSVVEFMPKFSVRGVWQRWRESYPCGVSKSNDAITVFTGVPTVYTRLLQGYDTMNPDEQSACSYAAKQLRLMMCGSSALPSPLMKRWEEVTGHRLLERYGMTEFVMALSNPLHGPRKEGTVGKPLPRVEAKIIMDDGTETKAGVGELCIRSPSLFREYWKRPEVTEESFIDGGFFKTGDTVTVDEDGYFKILGRTNADIMKVGGYKLSALEIEAVLLEHDTILECAVLGLPDEAYGEVICAIIVAKEDVKERAEQASEPALTLQALTSWSKDKLAPYKIPTRLYLWDSLPRNAMGKVNKKELKKLLQV